A DNA window from Moorella thermoacetica contains the following coding sequences:
- a CDS encoding NAD+ synthase yields MRIAMAQLDPTIGDIGGSLAKIRQAVAEARQHGAGLVIFPELAVTGYPPRDLLCRHDFLERVERALAEDIAPLSRETAIIIGAPVRGRGNPAFLYNAALLYSGGELCGRQDKSLLPNYDVFDESRYFKPATRRLPVFLEGLRLGLTICEDIWNDKDYWNRQLYDIDPVAEMLAQGAEILINISASPYHYGKIALRADMLRSLARKYGRPILYINQVGGNDELIFDGTSLAIDANGNVVSLAASFAEDLVLLDLERPQAGAALTLKPVKRARPGAIPAGVAPEAGRNETEFLTGEEIVISEDISYVYRALVLGIADYLHKTGFRKALVGLSGGIDSSVTAALAAAAMGPENVLGVAMPSRYSSPGSRSDARKLAANLGIAFREIPIEGMFKAYLEAMNGGGPPRGDLAEENVQARIRGNILMFISNREGYLTLTTGNKSEMAVGYCTLYGDMSGGLAVLADVPKVMVYDLARYINRDREIIPADVLVKPPSAELRPGQVDQDSLPPYEVLDAILQAYIEEEKSAEEIAGRGFDLDLVREIIRKVDRAEYKRRQAAPGLRVTSKAFGMGRRMPIAWRVG; encoded by the coding sequence ATGCGCATAGCCATGGCCCAGCTCGATCCTACTATCGGAGATATAGGGGGCAGCCTGGCTAAAATCCGGCAGGCGGTGGCTGAAGCCCGGCAACACGGCGCCGGGCTGGTGATATTTCCCGAACTGGCTGTAACCGGTTACCCGCCCCGGGATCTTCTATGCCGGCATGACTTTCTGGAAAGGGTGGAGAGGGCCCTGGCGGAAGATATAGCCCCCTTGAGCCGGGAGACGGCTATTATTATCGGCGCCCCGGTCCGGGGGAGGGGGAATCCGGCTTTCCTGTATAACGCCGCCCTTCTCTATAGCGGGGGAGAACTCTGCGGCCGTCAGGACAAGAGCCTGCTGCCGAACTACGACGTTTTTGATGAAAGCCGTTATTTCAAGCCGGCGACACGGCGCCTGCCGGTGTTCCTGGAAGGGCTGCGTCTGGGCCTGACCATTTGCGAGGATATCTGGAACGACAAGGACTACTGGAACCGGCAGTTATATGATATTGACCCTGTAGCCGAGATGCTGGCTCAGGGGGCGGAAATCCTCATCAATATCTCCGCTTCCCCCTATCACTACGGGAAAATTGCCTTGCGCGCGGATATGCTCCGGAGTCTCGCCCGCAAGTACGGCCGCCCCATTCTCTATATCAACCAGGTCGGGGGCAATGATGAACTGATCTTTGACGGCACCAGCCTGGCTATAGACGCCAACGGCAACGTAGTCTCCCTGGCCGCCAGCTTTGCCGAGGACCTGGTACTCTTGGATTTAGAACGGCCGCAGGCCGGGGCGGCTTTAACCCTGAAACCGGTTAAAAGGGCCCGTCCCGGTGCGATACCGGCCGGCGTGGCACCGGAGGCTGGCCGGAACGAAACGGAATTCCTGACCGGGGAAGAAATCGTAATTAGCGAGGACATCAGCTATGTCTACCGGGCCCTGGTCCTGGGTATCGCCGACTACCTCCATAAGACCGGTTTCCGGAAAGCCCTTGTCGGTTTGAGCGGGGGTATTGATTCCTCGGTTACCGCCGCCCTGGCCGCCGCCGCCATGGGGCCGGAGAATGTCCTGGGGGTGGCCATGCCTTCCCGTTACTCATCCCCCGGTAGCCGTTCCGACGCCCGGAAACTGGCGGCCAACCTGGGTATCGCCTTCCGGGAAATTCCCATTGAGGGTATGTTTAAAGCCTACCTGGAGGCTATGAACGGGGGCGGCCCACCCCGAGGCGACCTGGCGGAAGAGAACGTCCAGGCCCGCATCCGGGGCAATATCCTCATGTTTATCTCCAACCGGGAGGGCTACCTGACCCTGACCACCGGCAACAAATCGGAAATGGCGGTAGGTTACTGCACCCTCTACGGCGATATGTCCGGCGGGCTGGCGGTCCTGGCGGATGTACCTAAGGTCATGGTTTATGACCTGGCCCGTTATATCAACCGGGACAGGGAGATCATCCCGGCAGACGTCCTGGTCAAACCCCCGTCGGCGGAACTGAGGCCAGGCCAGGTGGATCAGGATTCCCTGCCGCCCTATGAGGTCCTGGACGCCATTCTTCAGGCCTACATTGAAGAAGAGAAGTCGGCTGAAGAGATTGCCGGCCGGGGTTTCGATCTCGATCTGGTCCGGGAGATAATCCGTAAAGTCGACCGGGCCGAGTACAAACGCCGTCAGGCGGCACCCGGCCTGCGGGTGACTTCCAAGGCCTTCGGTATGGGCCGCCGGATGCCTATCGCCTGGCGGGTCGGTTAG